The sequence TTGTATGCAGTTTGTTCACTGTAAAAagtattttgaatttttttcaatGAAGTTTTTTGTCTGTGATTGTCATATGATATTGCAGGCTGAAAAAGAACCAATTCTTAGTAGCTTCTTGTATGCCAGCATCTTGTCACATGATTGCTTAGAACAGGCGCTGGCTTTTGTTCTTGCAAATAGGCTTCAGAATCCAACTCTCTTGGCCACTCAACTGTTTGATACAATTTCTTGTGTAATAATGCACAATAGAAGCATTCAACGATCAATTCGCTTAGATGCGCAGGTAACCTTTTCCGTGTTAATATGTTTGCTTTTACAGGGCGGGGGTTGAGATTTTATTGATGACAATGGTGAATTTGATCTTACTTGTGatatttcttcctttcttaGGCATTTAAAGATCGGGATCCTGCTTGTTTATCATATTGTTCTGCATTATTATATCTTAAGGTACTTTCTTTTGACCTCACAGGGATTGTTAATCGCCCTGAGATACTTTTATACTGTGCCTTTTTGTTCTTCTGTGACTTTGTTTTCAGGTAGGGGATGCTTGCCTAGGTGCTAGAAAATGCTAGCTTATGTGTTTGTATGCAGAAAAGTGTCGGAACTTAAATGAATAATGTGCTCATCACTTGACAAGTTACTTTGCTTTCACAGGGTTATCATTCTTTGCAATCCTATCGAGTGGCTCATGTTTTGTGGAACCAAGGACGAAAACTATTGGCCTCAGCACTACAAAGTCGAATCAGCGAGGTAGTTTAATACTTTATTGATCTGctatcattaaattttttttggtttctagttttcttttatctccttgtaatatttcttttctttttcttttttcaggtTTTTGGAGTTGACATACACCCaggtatataatttttttcttctttgttttatgCCATTCTTATATATCATGTCATTCAGTCCTGTTGAGATCAGAATTTCATCCTTTAAGCGTAAGAAGGATCCATATTTTGTAATTGATTGTAGAAGGTAGCTACATGTCATTGTAGGCAATATATTAATGTTGATATCACTAAGCAATGTTTTCTGatcaagtaaaagaaaaagatagaagTTGATATTGAGCAATTTATCCTTGAATGATGCCTTTTGACTCTGTATTTGTACCAAACAATGGAGAATTACCTCTTGCTATTATGTAAACCTATCCTTTACCATTTTCATTCATGCTGCAGCTGCCAAAATTGGAGAAGGGATACTATTGGATCATGGAACTGGTGTGGTAATAGGTGAAACTGCTGTGGTGGGAAATAGAGTGTCATTGATGCATGTAAGCCACGCTGCATTCTCCCCCTTTGCAATTATTTAATGTCCTGGTTTATTTCCTTAATTTCGACCCTAATGCTTTATAAAGTTGGTTACAGCCTTAGgggtccttttctttttcatttcttatctATTCTTCTTCCTCATTTTCACTTGtagaatttctctttttccatTCTTGATTGGGTTGGTGTAAATACTTTATGGGGACATATcagaaattttaattgctacaactttctttttagtttttggcCCATCATAAGGCCTTTACTCTGAACAGTGtcaaaactcaaaatcttAAATAGACAATGGAATTCAATTAACATTGAAATGATACCCTTATATGTGTGTGTTTGTGTGtgttgtatatatatatgtatgtgtatatatatatatatatatatatatataatctgtCCAGGTTTTCAATGGACTAGGGATTGGTCCCAACAGCTTTATTTGAGATTTCATTATACTAACAAGAAAATGATGGGCAGGGTGTTACATTAGGAGGGACTGGGAAAGAAGTAGGCGATCGCCATCCGAAAATAGGTGATGGTGCACTAATTGGAGCATGCGCGACAATACTTGGGAATATACAAATTGGTGAAGGGGCTATGATAGCTGCTGGTTCACTTGTATTGAAGGATGTGGATGCACATAGGTAGCACAATAAGAGCATTAGTGCATCACTTATTTAGTTTCTCACCCTGATCATATCTGGATGATGTGCTCTTTTCTCTCTGTTTTTTGAAGCATGATGGCAGGAACACCAGCAAAGGTGATAGGATATGTAAATGAGAAAGATCCATCCCTCACAATGAAGCATGGTATGTCGTGTATGAGCTCAGACATCACTTTATCCTTTATCTGCATCCGTCCAGCATTTAGCTAacagtttcttttctttttttgggtaACACTGGCTAAAACTTATATGATATAACCTCAGTTTTTCTGTTGGAATggttgtattttattttataaagctGAAGTTGCTACTGTTGCAGAACGTGTTTAACAAGGATATAAATATGATAGGGCTCTGATTACAACATCCTGGTTCTTCTGTAGTAGAAATCTGCTAGCACGACTGTAGGGATCTTATCTGCACTATTGCTGCTGTACTGTATAAGATTAGTTCTCCGTCTCTCCTGCCCTGTTAGAACAGTCTGGTCTGTGACACACAATCTGAAAGGATGCATTCCTAATAGGAAGTTTCTAGCCCTCAAAGAGTGAGAAAAGTGACTAATAGCCAGACAGCTGTTACTATGAATCACAGAAAAGAGGACATTAAGTTGAGGAAGTGATAGTTGTTGTCCTCCTGGTAGTTGCAGTGATGGAAGTAAACGATTTTTCTCTTACCGTTCTGATTCTCAACATCTCTCTTCTTCTATTAATTGAACTATCTATACGCTGAATGTTCCTGAACATGCATTTAAATTTGACCTTTAAATACGATGACAGATTTTATAATCTCATTGTGCACAAATTTGGAATGTGCAGATGCAACAAAGGGATTCTTCAAACATGTAGCTGTAACTTTTAGAGAGGAGAGATGCAGTGGTAAGTGATACTTTGTATCTCATTTGGCgccattaaaaaaaatgaaacaagCTATACTGAAgcaaataccaatttttttcaGCAGCTCCAGATCAACCAAAAAATGATGAAGAGCAGCGCTAAGAGACTTGTGTAGGTGTGTAGAGATATCCTCTGCAAATGCAAGTTCTATAGAGGGTGAATAGTGCCTACATACAGCATGTTATTCACAAAATAGCACAAGATAAATTCTTAGTAGTTGTTGTAATAGGTCAACATTTGTAGTTGCCTTCTTGTAATATAGGCTGAGATGCTGAGGCTCTCTTGCTCAATGCTCATTGTTCTAGGTTCATCAATTTTTTTCCTGGAGAACCTGGTTCCCATGTCTTGTTTTAGTATACCCACTTCAAAACAATACATTGAAAAAGGTGAAGCTCTTGCCTCTTTGGAATGGAACAGGATTGGGCAATATTGAATATCCTGTTTTTCCTGAATAATTATATGGCCCTTCTTGATCACTGTTGATGGttcatgattttatattttacagcCTACATGATCACCTTTGGCATAGAACCTCAAATTCAGTAAGCATTCTTCAGAGTAACTATTTAGTTGATAAAGATGGGGTCTTTTCCTCCTTAACTTCATAAAATGTTGCTTGTATGCCCCTAAAGAAAGTCAAAGATGCTATTTTCCGCcgtagagagagagaataaaagaattcatAGTCAATCcattttttcttcattaaaagaaGCCCACTCATTTCAGTAACAATCTTAGGCAAAGGAAACTGAAAACCAAACCTTCAATGATTAAACAAAAATGGTAAGACTTGtatgaagaaataaaagaaatgcaaCAAAAAccacacacaaaaaaaaaaaaaaaaatcttgcATATTATAGCACAATgtgtaacaaaaaaaaaaaaaaaagaaaatgctagCAATAGTAAATTGAAGAAGATTGTCTCTTTAACACACAGTAAGTTGACTCAAAAAAGTTACATAAAAACATAGAATGTGATTgaggagaagaaaaagaagaatctaAGAAATGCTTTTAAGAGTTTTcatttagagagagagagagagagagagagaaaagtaaAAGCCTTTGATAGTAccaaacatttttttttttgtctccTCTTCTAACTTAGCAACAGCTCTTTTgaatattatgattttattttgtgtgatttttctttttttttttaattttctatttagtttggtgttttttaaataaagaaattatgttTCTGTCTCTAATGGAGAAGAGGGCATagatgagaaaaaaaataactttttaactTGAGAGTTTCTTAGCTAGTTTTGGCGTATACACCACAATTAAATAGTAAAGTAGCATGTATGTATGAGTATTTTACACTTTCATATTGAATAATTGATACATTCTTTATCActtaaaactaatgaatatgtaTCAATCATCTATCGATTTGGTGTATAGGTGGGAACATACACTAaacctaaactttccttttaacttttacatttcaattattttttgttattttttatttttaacttagtCCATAATGGGTGTACTTGTTATTTTACTTacttaaaatagaaatttccTTTCTATTTCAATGACCATTAACAAAAGTTTGGGTCTTAAATAATAGAAGGGTCTGTATGTAtgatttttaagagaaaaatttcttattagaaataataaaaagaaaacatgaaGAGCCCAAATGATCCGAGGCAATAGTTGAGGGACCTCCTTGTAACTTTGGccttagaaataaaataggaATGGAATTGGATGTCTAGATCTTAGGAACTGTGTTCTAAAGTTACCGTATTTTATGGTACGGGTAAGAGACTCTATTTGCATTAAGATTGCAGTCGCTAAATCTACTTACTTTATGACTCTcatttttaggattttttattattttattgtcatttttaattttgacaaactgacaaataaatttaaatatttgattatttaaaatataatttactttaaataaataaataatgagattaattacaataatttaagaataaaaattaaatcatattagatattataacgaaagaatataatttaattgcaaCCAAAAAGCTATGCATTACATATAatgcaaaataataaataataaataaatgggtAAGAAAAAACTAGCAAAGAGACTTTATTGTTAACCTAAAGCCTGGGTACCTATCCAACCCTGCACTGCACTCTCTTTAGAATATTCCTCTTTCTGACGATGTGGCCTTCgtgccctttttctttttcttctgttcatatttattcttcttttttattcagTTATAGTTTGTGTTTTATCTAGTGCGCTAGATGGGCATTTTGCTGGTATTTTTATGGATTATTTATGCAGGTTTGTTCTATTCCACCTACTCTCAGCGTTGGTTGTGCAACTTTTGTCCACCTCTCGAGCCTACCGGAGTCCTAAGAGTTCATTGCCCGGCGAATGTGAGTAAGGAAGAAGGAAACCTGTTGCGGTTGTAATGGAAAGGAGCAAGTTCATGTTTTCCTAATCAGCAGTCTTCTCTTCTCTTGTTCCTCCATGACCAGAAGAAGTGCAGTGGTTGGGCTAGCCATGTGCGTCGAACTTTCTATACCAGTTCTACTTGCTTTTGGTGGATGTGCATTATCGTCTCAAGTTTTGCTTTTTCATCGATTAGGTTCAAGTTCTGAGAGTTCTATGGACATTAGTTGCAACAGAAGGTTTGGAATATGTAATCTGGTTTCCCACGTCGATAGAGCTACTGGGTAGGAATTGCAGTCGGACAAGTATTTTTAGATATCCCGTTGTAGGGATTTGAGATTTAATTTTACTGTCAGTCGGCTTCGAATTTAAATACCTGGAATCTATTATTCGAATCTGattatgttaaaatttattttattttattatttaaaatattattttaaatcttattagattttatgtttgaattgtattaatatattaaatatttaaaattaatatttaaatttgattaatttaaattttatattttatgtctATATTAGaatctaattattataaacgGATTCAGTAAACAGatacttatttaattatctgaatatttttattaatagataaGATACTGCTACCtatttttatatctataaatatatattttataatgatttaatttaaatgagttttaatttaattcagaTAGTATGCAAGTATTTTTATTCGTATTCggataataaagataatttcTTAAACGGACTTATGACAGGTTTGAgtatatgtattttaatatggTTCGTGTtcaaatatctttaaatagGCGGATACTTTATCCGTTACCATTCCTAGTACCGCGGAAAAAAATGGATAGTTATGGCGACATAGAAATTGTTTAGGGACTATAttgcattttctttatatttgtaGGCCATAGGGCCGAGTTAATTTTGGGCTAGTTTTAGGCTGTAAGCCAGAGTTTATGGGCTTAATGGGTTttgtacttttattatttcaccGTTTCAGTTTAggaaatttttagaaaatatcctaatataaaaataaaaaaaacccaTTTTTACagtataagtttttttttataaa comes from Ricinus communis isolate WT05 ecotype wild-type chromosome 5, ASM1957865v1, whole genome shotgun sequence and encodes:
- the LOC8268756 gene encoding serine acetyltransferase 2-like isoform X1, which gives rise to MACLSDEHCISSSFPEILSARLSFNNDEQENGEAQTNFTPSFPFDKVFPVYAMGLSKSEPVVFSSADSSDPIWDEVREEAKLEAEKEPILSSFLYASILSHDCLEQALAFVLANRLQNPTLLATQLFDTISCVIMHNRSIQRSIRLDAQAFKDRDPACLSYCSALLYLKGYHSLQSYRVAHVLWNQGRKLLASALQSRISEVFGVDIHPAAKIGEGILLDHGTGVVIGETAVVGNRVSLMHGVTLGGTGKEVGDRHPKIGDGALIGACATILGNIQIGEGAMIAAGSLVLKDVDAHSMMAGTPAKVIGYVNEKDPSLTMKHDATKGFFKHVAVTFREERCSAAPDQPKNDEEQR
- the LOC8268756 gene encoding serine acetyltransferase 2-like isoform X2 — translated: MACLSDEHCISSSFPEILSARLSFNNDEQENGEAQTNFTPSFPFDKVFPVYAMGLSKSEPVVFSSADSSDPIWDEVREEAKLEAEKEPILSSFLYASILSHDCLEQALAFVLANRLQNPTLLATQLFDTISCVIMHNRSIQRSIRLDAQAFKDRDPACLSYCSALLYLKGYHSLQSYRVAHVLWNQGRKLLASALQSRISEVFGVDIHPAAKIGEGILLDHGTGVVIGETAVVGNRVSLMHGVTLGGTGKEVGDRHPKIGDGALIGACATILGNIQIGEGAMIAAGSLVLKDVDAHSMMAGTPAKVIGYVNEKDPSLTMKHDATKGFFKHVAVTFREERCSAPDQPKNDEEQR